The stretch of DNA AGTCATTTTTCGATCTGAGGATTAACGTGTCACCGTTGACTTTCAAATCATAATTTAGACTGTCGTTTAAAAATTGGAAATTGAGCAGTTTAAGAGCATCTTCTTCAATAGGGTATGAGGTCTCTTTCCCCTGGCTCTTTATAAAGAGTGTATCTTTTTTTATTATGTATGTTTCTTTTGATGGATAAGTAATTTCCATTGTAATATTCAAGCCTCTGCGGGTAATGGTTCCTCGGAAGGTATCCTGGGTTTCAAATTCTTTGTATTTTACGATTTCGACAAAACTCGCTTTGAAAGGTTTTTCTTTAAGGTATGAAAAGAAGGTAGAGTCTATTACAGCTAAAAAAAGAATGATTAAAAGCATTATTTTAGAACCTTAGCAACGAGTTCGGCAACTTCTCTGGGTTCCTTTGCAACGGGTACACCTGCTTCGCTAAAAGCCCTAATTTTTTCTTCTGCAGTGCCTTCGCTTCCTGAGATTATTGCACCTGCATGCCCCATCCGTTTTTCTTTTGGTGCTGTCCTGCCTGCGATGAAAGCAACAACCGGTTTCCCGAATTCGGTTTTTATGTAAGCGGCTGCCTCCTGTTCGTCTGTTCCACCTATTTCTCCCACCAAGACAACCGCCTGTGTCTCCTTGTCTTCCTTAAATAGTTTTAAAAGGTCAATGAATTTGGTGCCTATAATGGGGTCTCCTCCAATTCCAATGGCTGTGGATTGACCGATCCCCGCACTTGTCAAATGGCTTACAATTTCATAGGTTAGAGTTCCGCTTCTCGATATTACCCCTACAGGGCCACTTGCAAAAATGTGCCCGGGCATTATGCCGACTTTAGCTTCCCCCGGGGTTATTAAACCAGGGCAGTTCGGTCCAATTAGCCTTGCTCCCTTTTCTTCTACAAATTTAACGACTTTAACCATGTCCTGAACGGGAATACCTTCAGTAATGGCAACGATTAGTTTAATTCCAGCATCGGCGGCTTCCATAATCGCATCGGCTGCGAAGGGTGCAGGTACAAAAATACATGAAACATCTGCTCCTTCTTTTTCAACGGTTTCCCTTACTGTGTTGAAAACGGGTATTCCATCAACAAATTGTCCGCCTTTTCCCGGCGTAACGCCTCCCACAACTTTTGTCCCATATTCTTTCATCAGCTTGGCATGAAAGGAACCATCACGCCCCGTAATTCCCTGAACAATTACCTTCGAGTCTTTGCTCAACAGTATTGCCATATTTCCTCCTTGCTTTTACCCGCGTGAGGTTTAATAATTATAACGATGGCTTACGGAATTTTAAAGAAATTACTTGAATATGTTGAAGAGGATATGCCCTTCGGGGATGTAAGTTCTGAACTTATTCCTGATGCTGTCCACTGTAAGGCAAGAATTGAGGCCAGAGAGAATTTCAAGGTTTTTGGACTCGAGTATGTCAAAGAGTTGTGTGAGTACTTGGGCTTGAATGTTCAACTGAAAAAACGCGATGGAGATTGGGTTGT from bacterium encodes:
- the sucD gene encoding succinate--CoA ligase subunit alpha, whose product is MAILLSKDSKVIVQGITGRDGSFHAKLMKEYGTKVVGGVTPGKGGQFVDGIPVFNTVRETVEKEGADVSCIFVPAPFAADAIMEAADAGIKLIVAITEGIPVQDMVKVVKFVEEKGARLIGPNCPGLITPGEAKVGIMPGHIFASGPVGVISRSGTLTYEIVSHLTSAGIGQSTAIGIGGDPIIGTKFIDLLKLFKEDKETQAVVLVGEIGGTDEQEAAAYIKTEFGKPVVAFIAGRTAPKEKRMGHAGAIISGSEGTAEEKIRAFSEAGVPVAKEPREVAELVAKVLK